agtggttaagtgcctctgagttcaatccctggtccaaagaaaaaaggaaaagaaaagaaaatctatacATTCAAGATTTGAAAGAGCCCggagtggtggtgcatacctgtaatcccagtgactggggaggctaaggctcCTGAtcgcatgttcaaagccagcctcagcaacttagcatggcctaagaaaattagtgagaccctgtctctaaataaaataccaaaaagggctgcagaggttaagcaaccctgggttcaatccatggtaatacaaaaaattaaagaattctaCCTGTGAATTTTATAGGGGCATTCTTCATcaactttgttttaattttctctgcATTAGCTGTCAATTCCCACACTAACTAATTCTGTCTATAGATGCTTCCTCCcatcatttaatctttttttccttcaaataactcttagatttaacagttctaattttattttttccattgttttctgactctattctttttttttttttagcacaaaCACATTTATTTACTAACCAAAGGGATGATCTTAGTTAAACTAACACTTTGAAATAGTTGCATGTAAAATGTTTGTGATAGAGATAATTGaacacagtaatgaaaaaaaaaaaaaagcagtctggagattgGCTCATTGAACTGAGCTTCTTCATTCTTTCAGCTAATTCCTGTCCAAAGTGATGATGgaatttttattctactttctcaTAGACTCGAGTACAGGTAACATTATTCATGACACACTCCACCACTAACTTCCCATCTTTCAATTTTCTTGTTACTGTGCTTTCCTTCCCATCCCATTCCTGATGCTGAGCCAATGCATCGTCAACAAAGCTGCAGACCGTCTGAGTTTTTCTGCCATCAGCTGTAGTTTCTTCAAACTTCTCTCCCAGGGTACAAGAAAATTGTGTTGTTTTCAAAGTGCTTTCAGTTTTTATGTTGAGCTTCTGGCCGTCAAGGGTGATGATACAATCTGGTTTGGCCATTGCGCCCATTTTCCTCATAGTCAGTCCCACTCCTAGTTCTTTCATGTAGTCATCAAAGCCTTTGCAGTCCACCAGGCGCCATCTTCCTTCCAGCTGCTGAATAGTGGCCATGGTGGGCGCGGGCGGGCTGGTGTACGCGGCGAGGGGAGCTGCTGGGAGGCGGATAGCGTGCTTTGCCTGCctctattctttttcaaaaattgttttgtagttgtagatggatagacttttattttatttgcttatttttatgctaaggatagaacccagtgccttttaTGTGTAGGCAAGCATTCAgccact
This sequence is a window from Ictidomys tridecemlineatus isolate mIctTri1 chromosome X, mIctTri1.hap1, whole genome shotgun sequence. Protein-coding genes within it:
- the LOC101971250 gene encoding fatty acid-binding protein 5, producing the protein MATIQQLEGRWRLVDCKGFDDYMKELGVGLTMRKMGAMAKPDCIITLDGQKLNIKTESTLKTTQFSCTLGEKFEETTADGRKTQTVCSFVDDALAQHQEWDGKESTVTRKLKDGKLVVECVMNNVTCTRVYEKVE